From the Canis aureus isolate CA01 chromosome 33, VMU_Caureus_v.1.0, whole genome shotgun sequence genome, one window contains:
- the LOC144304039 gene encoding rho GTPase-activating protein 20-like isoform X3, with product MHQEPNVGFDPGSPGSRPGPKAGATPLHHPGIPMKSSSVEVDTESESTTSSEGATRTLLIHGPVELKRGWRRQKQQLFLYSDLLLMSNTKYKKNFKIKKKIPLNTMWIANCMDTVGDANNHSGRSFVLGWPMVNFVATFSSSEQKEKWRSYLQRYIMLAKEKEQPKSIHLKIFTDDKNSACGSEKDYQLWASSGKEEVPLIGHEHPYGIKMSHIPSTKPLSKEPEDSISPSTTQESLLLEQKIIEMQIQFMLKPRHPAQNKQGRGQKTTKSSAFRNLAFWRHAGTCQNNLCTAAPSAKPRQLFGVSLTHICDNDNLPVPILDFLRNTQGGIFSFDLYDKWLGVINEGTKEEKINAAQRLLAQLPKANVVLLRYLFRVLYNIEQ from the exons atgcaccaggagcccaacgtgggattcgatcccgggtctccaggatcgcgccctgggccaaaggcaggcgctacaccgctgcaccacccagggatccccat GAAGAGCTCATCTGTGGAGGTGGACACCGAGAGCGAAAGCACTACATCATCTGAGGGTGCCACTCGTACCTTGCTCATCCATGGCCCTGTTGAGCTCAAgagaggctggaggaggcagAAGCAGCAGCTTTTCTTGTACAGCGATTTGTTGCTGATGTCTAATACCAA gtataaaaaaaactttaagataaaaaagaaaataccactgAACACCATGTGGATTGCCAACTGCATGGATACAGTGGGAGATGCCAACAACCATTCTGGGAGGTCCTTTGTGTTGGGCTGGCCCATGGTGAACTTCGTGGCCACCTTCAG ttcttcagaacaaaaggaaaaatggcgTTCTTACCTTCAAAG GTACATCATGCTAGCCAAAGAGAAGGAGCAGCCAAAAAGCATTCACCTCAAAATCTTCACAGACGACAAGAACAGtgcctgt GGCTCTGAGAAAGACTACCAGCTGTGGGCAAGTTCTGGCAAGGAAGAAGTTCCACTAATTG GACACGAACATCCCTATGGAATTAAAATGAGCCATATTCCATCTACTAAACCGCTGTCAAAGGAACCAGAGGACTCCATCTCTCCTTCCACAACTCAAGAGTCCCTCCTTCTGGAGCAGAAGATCATAGAGATGCAAATTCAGTTCATGCTGAAGCCCAGGCACCCAGCCCAGAACAAGCAAGGGAGAG GCCAGAAGACCACGAAAAGCAGTGCTTTCAGAAACTTGGCCTTTTGGCGGCACGCTGGCACTTGCCAGAACAACCTGTGCACAGCTGCTCCTTCTGCAAAACCCAGACAGCTCTTTGGAGTTTCCCTCACACATATCTGTGATAATGACAACTTGCCCGTCCCAATTCTG GATTTTCTTCGAAACACCCAAGGAGGTATATTTTCCTTCGACCTCTATGACAAATGGCTTGGTGTTATTAATGAAGGGaccaaggaggagaaaataaatgcagcCCAGAG GCTTCTAGCCCAGCTGCCAAAAGCGAATGTTGTTCTCTTGCGATACCTTTTTAGAGTGTTATACAACATTGAGCAATAA
- the LOC144304039 gene encoding rho GTPase-activating protein 20-like isoform X5, giving the protein MHQEPNVGFDPGSPGSRPGPKAGATPLHHPGIPMKSSSVEVDTESESTTSSEGATRTLLIHGPVELKRGWRRQKQQLFLYSDLLLMSNTKYKKNFKIKKKIPLNTMWIANCMDTVGDANNHSGRSFVLGWPMVNFVATFSSSEQKEKWRSYLQRYIMLAKEKEQPKSIHLKIFTDDKNSACGSEKDYQLWASSGKEEVPLIGHEHPYGIKMSHIPSTKPLSKEPEDSISPSTTQESLLLEQKIIEMQIQFMLKPRHPAQNKQGRGQKTTKSSAFRNLAFWRHAGTCQNNLCTAAPSAKPRQLFGVSLTHICDNDNLPVPILDFLRNTQGGIFSFDLYDKWLGVINEGTKEEKINAAQRSNERVNNFPYN; this is encoded by the exons atgcaccaggagcccaacgtgggattcgatcccgggtctccaggatcgcgccctgggccaaaggcaggcgctacaccgctgcaccacccagggatccccat GAAGAGCTCATCTGTGGAGGTGGACACCGAGAGCGAAAGCACTACATCATCTGAGGGTGCCACTCGTACCTTGCTCATCCATGGCCCTGTTGAGCTCAAgagaggctggaggaggcagAAGCAGCAGCTTTTCTTGTACAGCGATTTGTTGCTGATGTCTAATACCAA gtataaaaaaaactttaagataaaaaagaaaataccactgAACACCATGTGGATTGCCAACTGCATGGATACAGTGGGAGATGCCAACAACCATTCTGGGAGGTCCTTTGTGTTGGGCTGGCCCATGGTGAACTTCGTGGCCACCTTCAG ttcttcagaacaaaaggaaaaatggcgTTCTTACCTTCAAAG GTACATCATGCTAGCCAAAGAGAAGGAGCAGCCAAAAAGCATTCACCTCAAAATCTTCACAGACGACAAGAACAGtgcctgt GGCTCTGAGAAAGACTACCAGCTGTGGGCAAGTTCTGGCAAGGAAGAAGTTCCACTAATTG GACACGAACATCCCTATGGAATTAAAATGAGCCATATTCCATCTACTAAACCGCTGTCAAAGGAACCAGAGGACTCCATCTCTCCTTCCACAACTCAAGAGTCCCTCCTTCTGGAGCAGAAGATCATAGAGATGCAAATTCAGTTCATGCTGAAGCCCAGGCACCCAGCCCAGAACAAGCAAGGGAGAG GCCAGAAGACCACGAAAAGCAGTGCTTTCAGAAACTTGGCCTTTTGGCGGCACGCTGGCACTTGCCAGAACAACCTGTGCACAGCTGCTCCTTCTGCAAAACCCAGACAGCTCTTTGGAGTTTCCCTCACACATATCTGTGATAATGACAACTTGCCCGTCCCAATTCTG GATTTTCTTCGAAACACCCAAGGAGGTATATTTTCCTTCGACCTCTATGACAAATGGCTTGGTGTTATTAATGAAGGGaccaaggaggagaaaataaatgcagcCCAGAG
- the LOC144304039 gene encoding rho GTPase-activating protein 20-like isoform X6, producing MHQEPNVGFDPGSPGSRPGPKAGATPLHHPGIPMKSSSVEVDTESESTTSSEGATRTLLIHGPVELKRGWRRQKQQLFLYSDLLLMSNTKYKKNFKIKKKIPLNTMWIANCMDTVGDANNHSGRSFVLGWPMVNFVATFSSSEQKEKWRSYLQRYIMLAKEKEQPKSIHLKIFTDDKNSACGSEKDYQLWASSGKEEVPLIGHEHPYGIKMSHIPSTKPLSKEPEDSISPSTTQESLLLEQKIIEMQIQFMLKPRHPAQNKQGRGQKTTKSSAFRNLAFWRHAGTCQNNLCTAAPSAKPRQLFGVSLTHICDNDNLPVPILDFLRNTQGGIFSFDLYDKWLGVINEGTKEEKINAAQSDRKTTCESKH from the exons atgcaccaggagcccaacgtgggattcgatcccgggtctccaggatcgcgccctgggccaaaggcaggcgctacaccgctgcaccacccagggatccccat GAAGAGCTCATCTGTGGAGGTGGACACCGAGAGCGAAAGCACTACATCATCTGAGGGTGCCACTCGTACCTTGCTCATCCATGGCCCTGTTGAGCTCAAgagaggctggaggaggcagAAGCAGCAGCTTTTCTTGTACAGCGATTTGTTGCTGATGTCTAATACCAA gtataaaaaaaactttaagataaaaaagaaaataccactgAACACCATGTGGATTGCCAACTGCATGGATACAGTGGGAGATGCCAACAACCATTCTGGGAGGTCCTTTGTGTTGGGCTGGCCCATGGTGAACTTCGTGGCCACCTTCAG ttcttcagaacaaaaggaaaaatggcgTTCTTACCTTCAAAG GTACATCATGCTAGCCAAAGAGAAGGAGCAGCCAAAAAGCATTCACCTCAAAATCTTCACAGACGACAAGAACAGtgcctgt GGCTCTGAGAAAGACTACCAGCTGTGGGCAAGTTCTGGCAAGGAAGAAGTTCCACTAATTG GACACGAACATCCCTATGGAATTAAAATGAGCCATATTCCATCTACTAAACCGCTGTCAAAGGAACCAGAGGACTCCATCTCTCCTTCCACAACTCAAGAGTCCCTCCTTCTGGAGCAGAAGATCATAGAGATGCAAATTCAGTTCATGCTGAAGCCCAGGCACCCAGCCCAGAACAAGCAAGGGAGAG GCCAGAAGACCACGAAAAGCAGTGCTTTCAGAAACTTGGCCTTTTGGCGGCACGCTGGCACTTGCCAGAACAACCTGTGCACAGCTGCTCCTTCTGCAAAACCCAGACAGCTCTTTGGAGTTTCCCTCACACATATCTGTGATAATGACAACTTGCCCGTCCCAATTCTG GATTTTCTTCGAAACACCCAAGGAGGTATATTTTCCTTCGACCTCTATGACAAATGGCTTGGTGTTATTAATGAAGGGaccaaggaggagaaaataaatgcagcCCAGAG
- the LOC144304039 gene encoding rho GTPase-activating protein 20-like isoform X7, with the protein MHQEPNVGFDPGSPGSRPGPKAGATPLHHPGIPMKSSSVEVDTESESTTSSEGATRTLLIHGPVELKRGWRRQKQQLFLYSDLLLMSNTKYKKNFKIKKKIPLNTMWIANCMDTVGDANNHSGRSFVLGWPMVNFVATFSSSEQKEKWRSYLQRYIMLAKEKEQPKSIHLKIFTDDKNSACGSEKDYQLWASSGKEEVPLIGHEHPYGIKMSHIPSTKPLSKEPEDSISPSTTQESLLLEQKIIEMQIQFMLKPRHPAQNKQGRGQKTTKSSAFRNLAFWRHAGTCQNNLCTAAPSAKPRQLFGVSLTHICDNDNLPVPILGEDMKIEKRTVKDS; encoded by the exons atgcaccaggagcccaacgtgggattcgatcccgggtctccaggatcgcgccctgggccaaaggcaggcgctacaccgctgcaccacccagggatccccat GAAGAGCTCATCTGTGGAGGTGGACACCGAGAGCGAAAGCACTACATCATCTGAGGGTGCCACTCGTACCTTGCTCATCCATGGCCCTGTTGAGCTCAAgagaggctggaggaggcagAAGCAGCAGCTTTTCTTGTACAGCGATTTGTTGCTGATGTCTAATACCAA gtataaaaaaaactttaagataaaaaagaaaataccactgAACACCATGTGGATTGCCAACTGCATGGATACAGTGGGAGATGCCAACAACCATTCTGGGAGGTCCTTTGTGTTGGGCTGGCCCATGGTGAACTTCGTGGCCACCTTCAG ttcttcagaacaaaaggaaaaatggcgTTCTTACCTTCAAAG GTACATCATGCTAGCCAAAGAGAAGGAGCAGCCAAAAAGCATTCACCTCAAAATCTTCACAGACGACAAGAACAGtgcctgt GGCTCTGAGAAAGACTACCAGCTGTGGGCAAGTTCTGGCAAGGAAGAAGTTCCACTAATTG GACACGAACATCCCTATGGAATTAAAATGAGCCATATTCCATCTACTAAACCGCTGTCAAAGGAACCAGAGGACTCCATCTCTCCTTCCACAACTCAAGAGTCCCTCCTTCTGGAGCAGAAGATCATAGAGATGCAAATTCAGTTCATGCTGAAGCCCAGGCACCCAGCCCAGAACAAGCAAGGGAGAG GCCAGAAGACCACGAAAAGCAGTGCTTTCAGAAACTTGGCCTTTTGGCGGCACGCTGGCACTTGCCAGAACAACCTGTGCACAGCTGCTCCTTCTGCAAAACCCAGACAGCTCTTTGGAGTTTCCCTCACACATATCTGTGATAATGACAACTTGCCCGTCCCAATTCTG GGAGAGGACATGAAGATAGAGAAAAGGACAGTGAAAGACTCATGA